One Falco naumanni isolate bFalNau1 chromosome 12, bFalNau1.pat, whole genome shotgun sequence genomic region harbors:
- the LOC121096104 gene encoding uncharacterized protein LOC121096104, protein MVSLLPPPCQPALDMLSGRSRTKHQEVVTTPPSPENLLDLPELGPDAFNEAFPELAEDNLQFQDEHSSAMDSSDPLAWLDSILELPEVLSGSCLTTLLNKFPEFSEIPDLLECMMEGNCPKDQVVAAMQEDTNPSWQRVATSPLLDAKGKQGGLAAVFPTRLPESPMEPSQEGPMDTSEESPLKGCPEGPHKGLPESPQQILLKSPLASPPTAPQHHPPRVAQLVEEVLQSSPGSF, encoded by the exons AtggtgtccctgctgccacccccctgccagcccGCCCTGGATATGctctctggcagaagcaggaccaAGCACCAAG aagtggtgaCCACCCCGCCAAGCCCAGAGAATCTCCTGGACCTGCCCGAGCTGGGGCCAGATGCCTTCAACGAGGCCtttcctgagctggcagaggacaaCCTGCAGTTTCAGGATGAGCATTCCTCCGCCATGGACAGCAGTGACCCGCTCGCCTGGCTCGACAGCATCCTGGAGCTCCCTGAAGTTCTCAGCGGCTCCTGCTTGACCACCCTCCTCAACAAGTTCCCGGAGTTCTCAGA GATCCCTGACCTCTTGGAGTGCATGATGGAGGGCAACTGTCCCAAGGACCAAGTGGTGGCCGCAATGCAGGAGGACACCAACCCCTCCTGGCAGAGGGTGGCAACATCCCCCTTGCTGGACGCCAAAGgcaagcagggtgggctggcagcgGTCTTCCCCACCCGGCTGCCAGAGAGCCCCATGGAGCCCTCTCAGGAGGGTCCTATGGACACTTCAGAGGAGAGCCCCTTGAAGGGATGCCCAGAGGGTCCCCACAAGGGTCTCCCAGAGAGTCCTCAGCAGATCCTGCTGAAGAgtcccctggccagccccccgACTGCACCCCAGCATCATCCGCCCCGCGTGGcccagctggtggaggaggtgctgcagagcagccccggGTCATTCTGA